The window AGCTCAAGGCTAAAACTATacttaactttaatttatttactacatgtttattttaatgatgCATAGATTcagaataaaatagatacagatTGTAGACTCCCGTAAAAACACAAAAGTAAAGCGTGAAAAGCTACTAatggtattataataatgatttgtCCTATAGGATccataaatatatcaaaatttgcATTTCAAACTAAAAAGGTATGTGCATGAatcaaaataacaataacttgACTTTACTGAAGTACTGaaacaacttttaaaaattgtttttttttaatttaattatttcatatttatttatcgatactATGTATggacatatttttacatttaattcctTCCTTAAAGCAATGTGTGTGTAGAGGTAAATGCGAATTTCTCTAGCATCCATCGGGGGGGAAAAGGCTGTGGGTGCACGGGTTGCTTCCCCAAAATTAATCTAAATTGGTGCAGCAGCTGATGAAACaattaaacaaacagacacacatttatattttaaatattagtatggatttgtCTTGTTCCCGAGTATAAGAATACAGTTTACAgagacataaaaataatatattttatcaagtgCCTTATAGCTGGGCTTATTTGAATGTCTTTCGACTCACCAAGCGAAGGTAGGTCCTATTCTGCTCCCGGGGGATGTTTCATTACCTGGTGATATTACGTTACAATGTGCCGTGGAAACGCTCTGTTGCGATGTTTTGACCTAATTAATATATCACCCAGGGATAAGACGTAGATGACACtaattttgattaatttcaAGACTGGCAGTTTTATCGGCTTACCTTGTGACGCAATATTAGAATATACCTACCCGTGCCAACCTACTTTAGAAATTATCCGCATAGAAGTAAATCCTAGAACGAAACTAGCACGAAAATTATTTAATCGACATTTTACAGCAGAACTTTTATTGGAATTTATTTGAGTGAAAATTCCAGTTGGTGCATGTGCAACGTGCATTCTAAAGCAACTTTAAACAAAAGTAAAGTGGAATATGATAAGTTGTAGAAGTATgataagttaaatataaaattgtactatccaaaaaaacaaaaacaataaggTAAATCCCATTTTAAGTGTAGTAATCCCTATTAGCCGACACTTTATAGCGCAACGGCCGTCCAGCGTTGTTGCAGGGCCATCGGGCTTTACGACCAATGAAAACGGATCCTCTGAACTGAGCTTATTATAGGATTACTCGCACACTTACACATTATACAGGAAACCTCCGGACTGGAATATTGGATGGATAATGTGACCAACTGAGACGAGTGTCCTATGAGTTAAGCAAAATATTATGTGCGTTGCCTGGAGCGAATGGCAGGATAAATAATTTAGATCAACTATGCATAAGGACCTTCTATAAACTATGTTACTCTTTGGTTATAGATTAGCTTGGGTTTAGGATTACTCTTAACTGCATCTTCCAATTCCCATttaatttctgaaataaaaagttgCATAACTTTATGTTACAGACTCATGTGTATGAAGGAGATAAGCTTCGACCTCAAAAATCTCTCcggctatttatttaaatatcaagcGGAACAAAGAGAAGGAAGGACAGACGCATTGATCAACATATACAAATTTGAACTTACTTTCAAAAGCATTAAGAAAAAACTGTGATTATGGCAAAGCAGATtgattagatttaattttattgatttgacaTAGATAACCTTAGATCCAACAACTATTCAGAATGTGCAAATTAGCGTAATGGATACCAAAAGGCGTGAATCATTGATAATATATGATATAGTTAAAGCTATTAAGCTATCGTCACATACATATCGTCGCATTGATATGCTTAGAGAACCTGTCCAGGACCGGTTAAAGGATTCTTTCATAAACAGCCAGTAAGTaaacaaaactaattaaaacataaagaCGCTGTCTTCACTTTTAAATGCTTGATTCATAATGTTATCTTGTAAAAACTTTTTGCAATACGGGATcaactgaaaaatataaattaatgaattatataatgAGGAATGAAATCAGATAGTAGTTGTTGTATCTTATCAGTAGTAACTAATGATAAGATTATGATAACGTTAGTATAACTAGGTATGTAAATAATggatgggctaacctgttgatGATGGTTTTTAACTGCTTTATTAATCCTTTTAATCTCCTGCTTGAGATGAGTATCTTCAACAAAACGGTTGTTTATACTCCAAGTACCTTTATCCAATATTATTGGCAATACGTAAGGGTAACctgaattttaacattttatttatatcttgtaAATATTCAATCCTactggtaatattataaacgcgagaGTTTCTAAGGGATGGATGCACGGTTGCAACTACTGAGCGAATTTTGATTAAACTTTACAGTAATGAAGTTAACTTAAGAATAACATGGGCTATTTAGTGTATTCTGTAAATAACCCAAAATATAACTTAGAGTAAGTGGGAACAAATCTGCTATCAGCTATTTTGGCGTGCGCTGCATAAACCGTTCTAGTCAAGCAAAGTTTATTAATCTATGGTGGGATTTTCCTTTGTAGCAGTATAAAAACACTTCTCAATTTCATGGGAAATCAGAAACTCCACGCAGAAGAAGTCGCCGAcatactaaatataatagagtcaTTTTAGTAatttgcttatattataaaagagtTCTATTCTAAATagacttatttaatttatgaaaaaactgTACCTTTTATAGTTCCAAGAGAACCATCACTAATTATACCAATATTGCAGTAAACTTTCTTGCCGTCACCACAGGCGCGAGTTAACCAAATGTCTCTCAAAGTTTTGCTGAATTGAGCCGCTCTGTAAATACATCCGTAAGGATTCTTCGATGCAGATGACGCCACCTTTTCACATAAATTTGCCAAGATTAAACTTCCAGAGTTTTATGCTTgctttaatatcgaaaaaaatatttaatgcgaTTGTTGATTGATTTcgtctaagtatataataacaGTGGTTAACTTATAGAAACATAAGAATGTTTCTGATTTTgctaaaacaaaacttttttaaatcgattttgagtatttttaaattcagcccagtaaaataagatattttacgttgtatgttttttttaattttccgccCGCCTGAATTAACACATAATTAATACTCTAGCGTCTGGTTAAAATCTCTTATGCCCACTATTACAACTATTTAGCCAATATTTCAACTAGTAACACTTTTTCCCAGTAGCTCAACATCGAAATCATCTAAGTCCTTCAAAGGTGCGTATCAAAATATGTGTATCAAGGTACTGTTGTTTCttcatattcattattattatcatcattcattattatatcctcattattattgtttatacgTGATGTAAATTCCTGAGATTAAAACATATCTAAACAATCTTTATAGTAAAAGTAATTATAtcatttatgtacataaatgtaACTAACTAGAATAATTTCATAATGGGCACACCTTTTCAATAAATTCTTTTTTCATCCATGAAGCACTCAATTGAGTGGTATCAAAGTTACGTGACTGCAAAATATCTTTTCCGACCAAGTCACTCTGGCATCGAGACTTATCACCAGAAACATCATAGGCTACCAAAGGTTTTTCTACTTCGACATGAAATACTTCATCATTGGCAGCCCAAACAAGTAACTCATTGATCAGGCTACAACGAaccttaaaattattgttactttcaaataatgtataaatatctatatacaatttataatacaattaaattgaagcttaatttgatataacaCCCGAAAACCAGGCCACTCTACTCAGTGCCATTTttagattttgactttacaatgcataATTACTAAGCCAAATtgcattgcaaagtcaacatagcctgaggatgctccagtgtcGGAGGAAAACGTGCATAGAGTGCATTTCGGTAGATTTGTATGGTGTGATGTACAAACATtgcggaaattataaatttcaacgtgcagatttgcctggttttcgcgtgttatagcaaatcaagctaaatgttcatttaatttaggtatataatggaATCATATTAGATGATtactttagaatattttttatttagtatcacATCTGCAACGTATTGAGAAAAtgtaccaaataaaataatcgcAGAAATCCTCCTAAACGGCTTGACCTTTTCCAAGGATTTTTATGTGTGATTGAGTGGGCCCCTGAGTGTACCGTTATGCAAGTCATTAGTTCCCTTAGATAATACGGCCAAAACATAATATAAGCGACAAGCGTCGGAGACTTGCCGAGCAACTAAAGTTCAGTAGGTACTATTTCTTGTACGAGTGACATATAATGTCactcgtaatttaaaaaaagttattgacTTACTTGCAAATAGTCTCCCAAAATCCCTCTTGCAATTGCCGTTATAGGTGTTGGGCAATAAAATATATGCGATGGCAAATCCTTAGCCATAGAATTCAAAATATCTAAAGCCACCAAGCCATCGGTCATAAAGATAGGATTCCAGTTTTTATCTGTCGACTTTTTATCAGccttcttattattaaaaataacagatTTCACTGGTTCTCCGTTTTCCGCTGACCATGAGAAAGTGTTTGCTAATTTTATTATCAAGTATAATGCGTCAAAATTCTCGCTATATTCTTCTGTAGTGAAAACCAAACGGTTCGGGTTGCTAAAGTTtgtcataaaacaaaatacGTCGCCGTCACAAGCACTGGAAATATTAACATGTATAAATTTATCATCATTCCAATAGAGCTCATTGCTCAGACTCATTGCTCTCGATCCATGTTTATACCCTGACATTGAGGCTATATGGCAATGtgtgatataatttatttatttagactaaATTTTTAACTGAACAACGAAGATTAAGCTATTTTCCAAAAGTAAACCTACTTACCTAAAGTAATAATTAGGTTACTAAAAAAACCACTATCATCATGCacagcctattaacatcccacgGCTGGGCTGGGCTGCTAGTTCGGccagaataatatataaatcagCGCCATCTCTTTGAATACTCAGAAATTGATGCGGACCACAAATGAACTACTTCGTCGTTTTTATGAATTAAGTTATTAACATAGCCCAGTAATAAGGGAAAGGGAAGGCTGGTGAGGGAGCTTATCGTAGAGATCCGGATTATTAACAATGTAATCAAGTTAAATCCTTCTGTTGGCAATACACGGTTAACATGTGGTCAATTAATCAACGATTAGGCACCAATCAGTTGGTGCTGCAATATAAGGCCACTTAATTCTCTAGCCTATAGtctatacctacctacccaaattttatcaattgaACTATTGTAGGTACTACTAAAATGTACCTTGGCAAATCAGAAGACACTTTGATGGAATTAGTGCAGGAAAAGGCACATGATTCTATTTCCAACCTAAAAGCGTTCGCAGATTTCATCTCAGTAGCGTACACTATTAAATACAGATCAATCGATTGTTCAATTCCAAAGACTACGCCAgacattatttttactattattaattgAGACGCCGGCGCAAGAGGATTAACTACGATTACTTTTATTGGTTCTCGTATCGGCCGACATTggtaattcattttaataaataactattaataaattatcttcTCACTTCAAAAAAGCTTTttgtatttatagtattaaaatgtttattaaatattttgacaaCATAGGtaggttaaatttataattttttctttctttgacaattttacaattattgacATGGCTGTAGGGTGATGTACTTTTGCCGTTTCTCTACGggaaagaattaagaaaaaaatgacTTTGACAATTCGATGACATTTAAATTTTGACGCTTTACTGTTGTGGAATGTGGATTGTGTATGTGTGACACgtcaatgaaaaataaaagttatttatatagaaatgtTTTGCGGATTAATTAATAGGTAATAATTACTATGGCGTCCTCGAATGATAAAAAGACTGAAGTGTCACCAACTACATCTACTAACTCAGTTAGGTCGGCATTTCTACCGAGATCCCCGTCAGTGTCGTCGAGCAGAGAGGACAA of the Pararge aegeria chromosome 10, ilParAegt1.1, whole genome shotgun sequence genome contains:
- the LOC120627048 gene encoding malate dehydrogenase 3, cytoplasmic-like; this encodes MNYQCRPIREPIKVIVVNPLAPASQLIIVKIMSGVVFGIEQSIDLYLIVYATEMKSANAFRLEIESCAFSCTNSIKVSSDLPSACDGDVFCFMTNFSNPNRLVFTTEEYSENFDALYLIIKLANTFSWSAENGEPVKSVIFNNKKADKKSTDKNWNPIFMTDGLVALDILNSMAKDLPSHIFYCPTPITAIARGILGDYLQVRCSLINELLVWAANDEVFHVEVEKPLVAYDVSGDKSRCQSDLVGKDILQSRNFDTTQLSASWMKKEFIEKVASSASKNPYGCIYRAAQFSKTLRDIWLTRACGDGKKVYCNIGIISDGSLGTIKGYPYVLPIILDKGTWSINNRFVEDTHLKQEIKRINKAVKNHHQQLIPYCKKFLQDNIMNQAFKSEDSVFMF